A single region of the Felis catus isolate Fca126 chromosome F2, F.catus_Fca126_mat1.0, whole genome shotgun sequence genome encodes:
- the DGAT1 gene encoding diacylglycerol O-acyltransferase 1 isoform X1 → MGDRGGAGGSRRRRTGSRPSSQGGGGPTVAEEEVRDVGAGGDAPAPTPAPDKGEDGDSDVGSGHWDLRCHRLQDSLFSSDSGFSNYRGILNWCVVMLILSNARLFLENLIKYGILVDPIQVVSLFLKDPYSWPALCLVIVANVFAVAAFQVEKRLAVGALTEQAGLLLHVVNLATILCFPAAVALLLESITPVGSVLALMVYTILFLKLFSYRDVNLWCRERKAKAKAKSASAGKKANGGAAPRTVSYPDNLTYRDLYYFLFAPTLCYELNFPRSPRIRKRFLLRRLLEMLFLTQLQVGLIQQWMVPTIQNSMKPFKDMDYSRIVERLLKLAVPNHLIWLIFFYWFFHSCMNAVAELMQFGDREFYRDWWNSESVTYFWQNWNIPVHKWCLRHFYKPMLRRGSSKWVARMGVFFASAFFHEYLVSIPLHMFRLWAFTGMMAQIPLAWIVSRFFQGNYGNAAVWLTLIIGQPVAVLMYVHDYYVLNYEAPVAGA, encoded by the exons CCAGGGCGGCGGTGGGCCCACGGTGGCGGAAGAGGAGGTGCGGGACGTGGGCGCCGGGGGAGACGCGCCGGCGCCGACTCCGGCCCCGGACAAGGGCGAGGACGGAGACTCCGACGTGGGCAGCGGCCACTGGGATCTGAG GTGCCACCGCCTGCAAGATTCTTTGTTCAGCTCTGACAGTGGCTTTAGCAACTATCGTGGGATCCTGAACTGGTGTGTGGTGATGCTG ATCTTGAGCAATGCACGGTTATTTTTAGAAAACCTCATCAA GTATGGCATCTTGGTGGACCCCATCCAGGTGGTGTCTCTGTTCCTGAAGGACCCCTACAGCTGGCCCGCCCTGTGCCTAGTTATTG TGGCCAATGTCTTTGCTGTGGCTGCATTCCAGGTGGAGAAGCGCCTGGCAGTG ggtgccTTGACGGAACAGGCAGGGTTGCTGCTGCACGTGGTCAACCTGGCCACCATTCTCTGCTTCCCGGCTGCTGTGGCCTTGCTGCTTGAGTCCATCACTCCAG tgggctccgtgctggctcTGATGGTGTACACCATCCTCTTCCTCAAGCTCTTCTCCTACCGGGACGTCAACCTGTGGTGCCGAGAGCGAAAAGCTAAGGCCAAAGCCAAGTCTG CTTCTGCAGGTAAGAAGGCCAACGGGGGAGCGGCCCCGCGCACCGTGAGCTACCCAGACAACCTGACCTACCGTG ATCTGTACTACTTCCTCTTTGCTCCTACTCTGTGCTACGAGCTCAACTTTCCCCGTTCTCCCCGCATCCGAAAGCGCTTCCTGCTGCGGCGGCTCCTTGAGATG CTGTTCTTGACTCAGCTGCAGGTGGGGCTGATCCAGCAG TGGATGGTCCCCACCATCCAGAACTCCATGAAGCCTTTCAAG GATATGGATTATTCACGCATCGTTGAGCGCCTGCTGAAGCTGGCG GTCCCCAACCACCTCATCTGGCTCATCTTCTTCTACTGGTTCTTCCACTCCTGCATGAACGCCGTGGCTGAGCTCATGCAGTTTGGAGACCGGGAGTTCTACCGGGACTGGTG GAACTCTGAGTCCGTCACTTACTTCTGGCAGAACTGGAACATCCCTGTGCACAAGTGGTGCCTCAG GCACTTCTACAAGCCCATGCTTCGACGGGGCAGCAGCAAGTGGGTAGCCAGGATGGGGGTGTTCTTTGCCTCGGCCTTCTTCCATGAG TACCTGGTGAGCATCCCCCTGCACATGTTCCGCCTCTGGGCCTTCACAGGCATGATGGCTCAG ATACCCCTGGCATGGATAGTGAGCCGCTTCTTCCAGGGAAACTATGGCAACGCAGCTGTGTGGCTGACGCTCATCATTGGGCAGCCAGTGGCCGTGCTCATGTATGTCCACGACTACTACGTGCTCAACTACGAGGCCCCGGTGGCCGGGGCCTGA
- the DGAT1 gene encoding diacylglycerol O-acyltransferase 1 isoform X3: MGDRGGAGGSRRRRTGSRPSSQGGGGPTVAEEEVRDVGAGGDAPAPTPAPDKGEDGDSDVGSGHWDLRCHRLQDSLFSSDSGFSNYRGILNWCVVMLILSNARLFLENLIKYGILVDPIQVVSLFLKDPYSWPALCLVIVANVFAVAAFQVEKRLAVLFSYRDVNLWCRERKAKAKAKSASAGKKANGGAAPRTVSYPDNLTYRDLYYFLFAPTLCYELNFPRSPRIRKRFLLRRLLEMLFLTQLQVGLIQQWMVPTIQNSMKPFKDMDYSRIVERLLKLAVPNHLIWLIFFYWFFHSCMNAVAELMQFGDREFYRDWWNSESVTYFWQNWNIPVHKWCLRHFYKPMLRRGSSKWVARMGVFFASAFFHEYLVSIPLHMFRLWAFTGMMAQIPLAWIVSRFFQGNYGNAAVWLTLIIGQPVAVLMYVHDYYVLNYEAPVAGA; encoded by the exons CCAGGGCGGCGGTGGGCCCACGGTGGCGGAAGAGGAGGTGCGGGACGTGGGCGCCGGGGGAGACGCGCCGGCGCCGACTCCGGCCCCGGACAAGGGCGAGGACGGAGACTCCGACGTGGGCAGCGGCCACTGGGATCTGAG GTGCCACCGCCTGCAAGATTCTTTGTTCAGCTCTGACAGTGGCTTTAGCAACTATCGTGGGATCCTGAACTGGTGTGTGGTGATGCTG ATCTTGAGCAATGCACGGTTATTTTTAGAAAACCTCATCAA GTATGGCATCTTGGTGGACCCCATCCAGGTGGTGTCTCTGTTCCTGAAGGACCCCTACAGCTGGCCCGCCCTGTGCCTAGTTATTG TGGCCAATGTCTTTGCTGTGGCTGCATTCCAGGTGGAGAAGCGCCTGGCAGTG CTCTTCTCCTACCGGGACGTCAACCTGTGGTGCCGAGAGCGAAAAGCTAAGGCCAAAGCCAAGTCTG CTTCTGCAGGTAAGAAGGCCAACGGGGGAGCGGCCCCGCGCACCGTGAGCTACCCAGACAACCTGACCTACCGTG ATCTGTACTACTTCCTCTTTGCTCCTACTCTGTGCTACGAGCTCAACTTTCCCCGTTCTCCCCGCATCCGAAAGCGCTTCCTGCTGCGGCGGCTCCTTGAGATG CTGTTCTTGACTCAGCTGCAGGTGGGGCTGATCCAGCAG TGGATGGTCCCCACCATCCAGAACTCCATGAAGCCTTTCAAG GATATGGATTATTCACGCATCGTTGAGCGCCTGCTGAAGCTGGCG GTCCCCAACCACCTCATCTGGCTCATCTTCTTCTACTGGTTCTTCCACTCCTGCATGAACGCCGTGGCTGAGCTCATGCAGTTTGGAGACCGGGAGTTCTACCGGGACTGGTG GAACTCTGAGTCCGTCACTTACTTCTGGCAGAACTGGAACATCCCTGTGCACAAGTGGTGCCTCAG GCACTTCTACAAGCCCATGCTTCGACGGGGCAGCAGCAAGTGGGTAGCCAGGATGGGGGTGTTCTTTGCCTCGGCCTTCTTCCATGAG TACCTGGTGAGCATCCCCCTGCACATGTTCCGCCTCTGGGCCTTCACAGGCATGATGGCTCAG ATACCCCTGGCATGGATAGTGAGCCGCTTCTTCCAGGGAAACTATGGCAACGCAGCTGTGTGGCTGACGCTCATCATTGGGCAGCCAGTGGCCGTGCTCATGTATGTCCACGACTACTACGTGCTCAACTACGAGGCCCCGGTGGCCGGGGCCTGA
- the DGAT1 gene encoding diacylglycerol O-acyltransferase 1 isoform X2: MGSRMCGQKRGLGGARTTLPGQDGCHRLQDSLFSSDSGFSNYRGILNWCVVMLILSNARLFLENLIKYGILVDPIQVVSLFLKDPYSWPALCLVIVANVFAVAAFQVEKRLAVGALTEQAGLLLHVVNLATILCFPAAVALLLESITPVGSVLALMVYTILFLKLFSYRDVNLWCRERKAKAKAKSASAGKKANGGAAPRTVSYPDNLTYRDLYYFLFAPTLCYELNFPRSPRIRKRFLLRRLLEMLFLTQLQVGLIQQWMVPTIQNSMKPFKDMDYSRIVERLLKLAVPNHLIWLIFFYWFFHSCMNAVAELMQFGDREFYRDWWNSESVTYFWQNWNIPVHKWCLRHFYKPMLRRGSSKWVARMGVFFASAFFHEYLVSIPLHMFRLWAFTGMMAQIPLAWIVSRFFQGNYGNAAVWLTLIIGQPVAVLMYVHDYYVLNYEAPVAGA, from the exons ATGGGGAGTAGGATGTGTGGGCAGAAGAGAGGGCTGGGTGGGGCCCGGACCACCCTGCCGGGCCAGGATGG GTGCCACCGCCTGCAAGATTCTTTGTTCAGCTCTGACAGTGGCTTTAGCAACTATCGTGGGATCCTGAACTGGTGTGTGGTGATGCTG ATCTTGAGCAATGCACGGTTATTTTTAGAAAACCTCATCAA GTATGGCATCTTGGTGGACCCCATCCAGGTGGTGTCTCTGTTCCTGAAGGACCCCTACAGCTGGCCCGCCCTGTGCCTAGTTATTG TGGCCAATGTCTTTGCTGTGGCTGCATTCCAGGTGGAGAAGCGCCTGGCAGTG ggtgccTTGACGGAACAGGCAGGGTTGCTGCTGCACGTGGTCAACCTGGCCACCATTCTCTGCTTCCCGGCTGCTGTGGCCTTGCTGCTTGAGTCCATCACTCCAG tgggctccgtgctggctcTGATGGTGTACACCATCCTCTTCCTCAAGCTCTTCTCCTACCGGGACGTCAACCTGTGGTGCCGAGAGCGAAAAGCTAAGGCCAAAGCCAAGTCTG CTTCTGCAGGTAAGAAGGCCAACGGGGGAGCGGCCCCGCGCACCGTGAGCTACCCAGACAACCTGACCTACCGTG ATCTGTACTACTTCCTCTTTGCTCCTACTCTGTGCTACGAGCTCAACTTTCCCCGTTCTCCCCGCATCCGAAAGCGCTTCCTGCTGCGGCGGCTCCTTGAGATG CTGTTCTTGACTCAGCTGCAGGTGGGGCTGATCCAGCAG TGGATGGTCCCCACCATCCAGAACTCCATGAAGCCTTTCAAG GATATGGATTATTCACGCATCGTTGAGCGCCTGCTGAAGCTGGCG GTCCCCAACCACCTCATCTGGCTCATCTTCTTCTACTGGTTCTTCCACTCCTGCATGAACGCCGTGGCTGAGCTCATGCAGTTTGGAGACCGGGAGTTCTACCGGGACTGGTG GAACTCTGAGTCCGTCACTTACTTCTGGCAGAACTGGAACATCCCTGTGCACAAGTGGTGCCTCAG GCACTTCTACAAGCCCATGCTTCGACGGGGCAGCAGCAAGTGGGTAGCCAGGATGGGGGTGTTCTTTGCCTCGGCCTTCTTCCATGAG TACCTGGTGAGCATCCCCCTGCACATGTTCCGCCTCTGGGCCTTCACAGGCATGATGGCTCAG ATACCCCTGGCATGGATAGTGAGCCGCTTCTTCCAGGGAAACTATGGCAACGCAGCTGTGTGGCTGACGCTCATCATTGGGCAGCCAGTGGCCGTGCTCATGTATGTCCACGACTACTACGTGCTCAACTACGAGGCCCCGGTGGCCGGGGCCTGA